Proteins found in one Magnolia sinica isolate HGM2019 chromosome 5, MsV1, whole genome shotgun sequence genomic segment:
- the LOC131246502 gene encoding DEAD-box ATP-dependent RNA helicase 41, whose protein sequence is MEENKDYRWEHPSSASNGDENGEAASPVKENCQDQREALPSEPRCVICGRYGEYICDETDDDICSSECKQILLNRLANSWKPVHLTPSVKLPISDECFYVRDDDTLQQNCLTIHQIESLRKKIDIRVKGESVPPPILSFSSCNLPQKLQENLETSGYEIPTPVQMQAIPVALNGKNMLVSAETGSGKTASFLIPIVSRCTSIRLQHPSDRKRPLAMVLAPTRELCVQVEQQAKMLGKGLPFKTALVVGGDAMACQVYRIQQGVELIVGTPGRLIDLLTKNDFELEEVSTLVLDEVDCMLQKGFHDQVMQIFLALSQPQILMFSATIPQEVEKMANSMAKDVVFISIGKPSRANESVKQVVIWVESKQKKQKLFEILTSKQHFKPPVVVFVGSRLGADLLSEAITTMTGLKAQSIHGEKAMKERRESLQLFLTGEVPVMVATGVLGRGVDLLRVRQVIIFDMPNSMKEYVHQIGRASRLGEEGTAIVFVNEEDKNLFRELVENLRSAGAAVPRELVNSRYLTGYYSVGRGQKKRKHGS, encoded by the exons ATGGAGGAGAACAAGGACTATCGGTGGGAACATCCGTCTTCAGCCTCAAATGGTGATGAAAATGGAG AGGCAGCAAGTCCTGTGAAGGAGAATTGTCAGGACCAGAGAGAAGCCCTCCCCAGTGAGCCCCGCTGTGTCATCTGCGGCCGCTATGGTGAGTATATCTGCGATGAGACGGATGACGATATTTGCAGCAGTGAGTGTAAACAAATTCTCCTTAACAGGCTCGCCAACTCATGGAAACCAGTACATCTCACCCCATCCGTAAAATTACCCATCAGTGATGAATGCTTTTATGTTAGGGACGATGATACTTTGCAGCAGAATTGCTTAACCATACACCAGATTGAATCCCTGAGGAAAAAGATTGACATCCGAGTCAAGGGAGAGTCTGTCCCACCTCCTATCTTGTCATTCTCATCTTGCAATCTTCCCCAGAAGCTCCAGGAAAATCTAGAAACTTCTGGATACGAAATACCCACACCGGTCCAAATGCAAGCCATCCCAGTTGCTTTGAATGGCAAGAACATGCTTGTTTCTGCCGAAACCGGGTCAGGCAAAACAGCTTCCTTTCTAATTCCTATAGTTTCTCGCTGTACCAGCATAAGATTACAGCATCCATCTGATCGCAAAAGGCCTTTGGCGATGGTTCTAGCACCGACTAGAGAGCTTTGTGTGCAGGTTGAGCAACAGGCCAAGATGCTGGGGAAGGGTCTGCCTTTTAAAACCGCACTTGTCGTGGGCGGTGATGCAATGGCGTGCCAGGTGTACCGTATCCAACAGGGGGTGGAATTGATTGTTGGGACCCCTGGAAGGCTCATTGATCTCCTAACCAAAAATGATTTTGAATTGGAAGAGGTTTCGACTCTAGTTTTGGATGAGGTGGACTGCATGCTTCAAAAAGGCTTCCACGATCAGGTGATGCAGATCTTCCTGGCCCTCTCTCAGCCTCAGATATTGATGTTCTCTGCAACGATTCCTCAAGAGGTGGAGAAGATGGCGAATTCAATGGCTAAAGATGTGGTTTTCATCTCCATTGGGAAGCCGAGTAGGGCAAATGAGTCAGTGAAGCAGGTGGTGATATGGGTGGAATCTAAGCAGAAGAAGCAGAAGCTCTTTGAGATACTGACGAGCAAGCAGCATTTCAAGCCACCCGTTGTCGTATTCGTGGGGTCTAGGCTCGGGGCTGATCTTTTGTCTGAGGCGATCACGACCATGACCGGATTGAAGGCCCAATCGATCCACGGGGAGAAGGCAATGAAGGAGAGGAGGGAGAGCTTGCAGCTATTTTTGACAGGGGAGGTTCCAGTGATGGTGGCAACAGGCGTTTTGGGGCGTGGCGTGGATCTCTTGAGAGTAAGGCAGGTCATCATCTTTGACATGCCGAATTCGATGAAGGAGTATGTTCATCAGATAGGGAGGGCTTCGAGATTGGGAGAGGAAGGGACGGCGATCGTGTTCGTGAATGAGGAGGACAAGAATCTGTTTAGAGAGCTGGTTGAGAATCTGAGGTCAGCGGGGGCTGCTGTCCCACGTGAGCTTGTGAATTCGAGGTACTTGACGGGTTATTACTCTGTTGGAAGGGGACAGAAGAAAAGGAAGCATGGGTCTTGA